The genomic DNA CCCATGAACCGTGCCTTGCCCTGCTCCTTGAGGCGATCGAACGCCTCGTGGATGTTGGGCGCGAGCAGCCGCTCCACGCGGTCGCAGGAATGAATGTGGATCAGGTCGACGTAGTCCGTCTGTAAGCGGCGGAGACTGGCCTCGACGGCTTCCATCACCTTCGGCACCGGCGTGTCATTGGGCAGATGCCCGTCGGCGACGCAAAACTTGGTCGCCAGAAACACCTTGTCGCGCCGGCCCTTCATCGCTTCCCCCAGCACTCGTTCCGACCCGGTCTGCGCGTAGTCGGGGGCGGTGTCGAAGTAGGTGATGCCACGGTCGAGCGCTGCCCGGGCAACCGCGACGTCGCTGATGCGTCCGGAACCCAGGGATATGTCCGACACCATCGCGTTAGTGCGCCCCAGCCGGCGATAACTGACGATCCGTGCATCGCGCCAGGCGTCCGGCCGGTTCTTCGCGTCCTTCTCGACCTCCGTGAAGAACATACTCCGCGCTACCGGAACCCACCCCAGGTTGCGGCCGACGGCCAACCCGAAACCGCCCGCAATCGCGCCGATGCCGGTGCCGGCGGCGCCCATGGTCCGCAGCACCGCACGCCGCGTCGGTGCGGCGGCGAGACGTTCCGAACGCGCCTGCGCCAGCGCCTCCAGCAGCCAGCCGGGGGCCGGCCCGCCGCATTTCTCGCACACCTGTTGCCGCCAACGCGCGAACCCGGCGATGACCGCGCAAACCAGGACCACGGCCGGAACCGCGACCTTCCAGCCCGGCAACAGACTGCGCTGCACCCCCTCGACCAGGTCGTGGAGGTACTGCCCACCGAAAACATAGGCCAACCCGAACCCCAGCAAGTACAGGCCGACAACCGGCAAACGGCGCACGCGGACCACCCGGTCCACCCGCTGCGCATTGCATCGCGGACAGGTCATTGCGTAAGCCTCCTGCTCTAAGTGACGATGAAACGATACCGGGGCGACCGCGGGGAGTCTATGGAGGGCTTGGGGGGGGGGGCGGAACTTCGGCGGGGCGAGTTACACGAGCCAGAGCCACCGGATCGCACCGCCCGTCGCTCCGACTCCGAACACGGGCTCGTGTAACTCGCCCTCCGACCCATTTCGCCCCGAGGAGATCAAGACCCCAGGACCCCAGGACCTCACGCCCAATTTGTCTCCCCCCGCCACCCTGTGGTAGTTGCCGCCCATCGTCCATGGACCGCGCCAGCAACAGCGCCCGCTACATCGTCGTCGAGGGACCGATAGGCGTCGGCAAGACGACCCTGGCCCGTCTGCTCGCCGACGCGTTCGACGCCCGATTGGTGCTCGAACAGGTCGACGACAATCCGTTCCTGCGCCGGTTCTACGAGGACCCGGGCGGTTACGCCTTTCAGACCCAGCTCTACTTTCTACTCAGCCGCTACCGGCAGCAGCAGCAGCTTGCCCAGCAGGACCTGTTCAACCAGAGCACCGTCGCCGACTATTTGTTTGCCAAGGACCAGATCTTCGCCCAGGCGAACCTCGATGCCGAAGAACTCGCTCTCTATCGCCAGCTCTTCCATCTACTCGACGCCCGCTTGCCAAAACCGGATCTCGTAGTGTACTTACAGGCTTCCGGCGACGTGCTCTACGAACGGCTGCGCCGGCGCGATCGGGATTACGAGAGACGCATATCGCCCGAATACTTGGAAAGAATAGCGGAGACGTATCGGGACTTTTTCTTTGCGTACGATGAAACACCCCTGCTGGTGGTCAACAGTTCCGCGGTGGACTTCGTCGCTCACTCGGACGAGTTGGCCGACCTGATCCGCGAGATCAGGAGCATGGGGCGCGGTGTGCAACATTATATTCCGCTTGGATCCAGATAACCCCGGCCGGCGCCGGAGTTAGGACCGAGACGGAGCGTCCCCGACACGGATCGGGGATTCGCAGCCATCGGAACGGCGTGTGCCGGGCGACAACAGGTGTCGACCCGGGACCCCACGGGCGGACCGAAGCTACGAAGCGGCACTATGCCAGCCCTCCGGCTGCGGTCGAGTCGGAGGGCTTTTCTATTATGGAGCGCAAAATCACGGTCCCGGAACTCGTGAGGCGCAAAGGCAGCAGCGACCCCATCGTGGCGCTGACCGCCTACGACTTCCCCTTCGCGCGCATTGCCGACCAGGCGGGCGTCGACCTCCTGCTGGTGGGCGACTCGCTCGGCATGGTCGTCCAGGGCATGGACACCACCCTGCCGGTGACGATGGACGAGATGGTCTACCACTGCCGCATGGTGGCGCGCGGCCGTCAGCGCGCCTTGCTGGTCGGCGACCTGCCGTTCCTGTCCTATCAGGTGTCGACTGCCGAGGCGGTGGCCAATGCCGGGCGCCTGCTCAAAGACGGCGGTGCCGAGGCGGTGAAGCTCGAGGGCGGGATCGCCATGGCCGAAACGATCCGCGCCATCAGCGGCGTCGACATCCCGGTCATGGGTCACATCGGCCTGACTCCGCAGTCCGTGCACCGCATGGGCGGGCACAAGGTTCAGGGCCGCAAGCGCGGCGACCGACCCGGCGAACGCGACCGGGTGATCGAGGATGCGCTCGCCGTCGAAGAAGCGGGCGCCTTTGCCGTCGTGCTCGAAGGGATCCCCATGGACCTCGCCGCCGAGATCACCGGCCGCCTCTCGATCCCCACCGTCGGCATCGGCGCCGGCCCCCACTGCGACGGCCAGATCCTCGTGCTCCACGACGTCCTCGGGCTCTGTGACCGGACCTCGCCGCGCTTCGCGAAACGCTACGCCGCGCTGTGGGACACCGCCCGCGACGCCATCGGAGCCTATGCCGCCGAGGTGCGTACGCGGCGCTTCCCAACCGAGGCGCACGCCTTCCGTTCCCTTGCGAGCGTTCCCCGGGGGGATCGGATCCTGGCGGACGCGTAGCGGAGCCGGACAAGGAGGCAAGGAGTCGAGAACTCGAAGGTCCGCGGCGCCGAGGAGTTACAAGGCCAGACCGGCGTTCTTCAGACGCAGAGCGACCCCACCCCTCGGCTTATCGACGGCTCGACCCGCCAATGGACGTCCTCAACGCCGTAACCGCCATGCAGCAGTGGTCCGAGGCCCGGCGCGCCGCCGGTCGCCGCATCGGCTTCGTGCCGACCATGGGCTATCTGCACGAAGGGCATCTGAGTTTGATCCACGAAGCGCGGCGGCGCAGCGATTGCGTGGTCGCATCCATCTTCGTCAATCCGCTGCAGTTCGGCGCCCACGAGGATCTGACCAGATACCCGTCGGGCATTCCGCGAGACACCGAATTGCTCGCCGGCGCAGGCACGGATGTCCTCTTCCTGCCGGCGGTCGAGGCCATGTACCCGCCCGGCGCGCAGACGACCGTAGTTGTGGATCGACTGACCCGCGGCCTGTGCGGCGCCAGTCGCCCGACGCACTTCCGCGGCGTGACGACGGTGGTGGCCAAGCTGTTCAACATCGTAAAACCGCACGTCGCCGTCTTCGGCCGCAAGGACTACCAGCAATACGCGGTCATCAAGCGCATGGTCGCCGACCTCGACTTCGACATCGAGATCGTCGGCGCTCCGCTGGTGCGCGAAGCGGACGGACTCGCGATGAGTTCGCGCAACGCCTACTTATCGACCGCCGAGCGCAAGGCGGCCCTCTGCCTCTCGCGCGCACTGCGGCACGCGGCGGCGCTGGTCGACGCCGGCGAAACCGATGCGGGCAAGGTGCTCGACGGTGTGCGCGAGCGTATCGGCAGCGAACCGCTCGCCCATCTCGACTACGCCGAGCTGGTCGATGCCGACACCCTGGAAGCGGTGGCGGCGGTAAGCGGCCGCACCCTGCTCGCCGTGGCCGCGTTCGTGGGCAAGACCCGCCTCATCGACAACCTCGTCCTGAACGAACCCGCGGACAACCGGCGATGACCACCGACCGATCCCGCGGCCGCGACAGTTGGGATTCGAAAACCCGGATCGAGGACTTTGGAATCGAGACTTGCGACCTGGAACTTTCCACCGGAGGCAACTGAGATGCGCACCATGCTGCGAGGCAAGATCCACCGCGCCACGGTAACCGGCGCCGACTTGCACTACGAGGGCAGCGTTACAATCGACGTCGATCTGCTCGAGCGAGCCGACATCCTGCCCCACGAGCAGGTGGATATCTGGAACGTCACCAACGGCGAGCGCTTCACGACGTACGCCCTCGCCGGGCGGCGCGGTTCGGGCGTGGTGTGCATCAACGGCGCCGCGGCTCACCGAGCCAGCCGCGGCGACCTGGTCATTATCGCCGCGTGGGCCGCAGTTCGGGATGACGAAGCCCGGGCCTGGACACCGCGTTGCGTCTTCGTCGACGCGCGCAATCGCCCGGTAACGGAACGCGGCGAGCGCGCCGGGCAGGCCGAGGTGGCGGACGCGTGGGGGTGAGGAGGCCTCACCTGCCCGCGAAGCGCGGCGCCCGTTTTTCCATGAACGACTGAATGCCTTCCATAAAGTCCTGCGAGCGGAAGAGCAGCATGAGTTGCATGAGCACGTGGTGCGAGTGCGACTCGAAGTCCTGCGAGAGCCCGTGGCGGTAGAGGCGTTTCATCGCCTGGATGGCCAGCGGGGCGTTGTTGGCGATTTTGGTCGCCCAGTCACGCACTTCGTCCAACAGCCGATCGGCGGGCACGACCTTGTTGACCAGCCCGAGCTCAAGAGCGCGCAGTGCCGGCAGGTCGTCGCCCAGGAAACCTATCTCGCAGGCCTTCGCCCAGCCGACGAGCCGCGGCAGGTACCAGGTCCCGCCGCTTTCCGGAATGACCGCGCGGCGGGCAAAGCCCGGAATCAGCTTCGTCGCCTCGCTCATCACGCGCATGTCGCACCCGAGGGCGAGGTCGAGACCGTAACCGGCCGCCGGACCGTTGATGGCGGCGATGATGGGCGTGTCGAGTTCGTTGAGCACCGTGGTCGGCAGGTTGCGCGTGTTGAAGTGCTGCGCCCCACCTCCGGGAGAGAGCACGCCAGTGCCGCCGATGCCCTTCCCAGCCGCGGCATCCTTCAGGTCCAGACCGCTGCAGAAACCACGCCCGGCCCCCGTGAGAACGATGACCCGAACGTCGGTATCGGCGTCGGCTTCGCCGAGGCGCTGCGTCAACAGATCGAGCATCTCGAAACTGATGGCGTTCAGCCGCTCCGGGCGGTTCAGGGTTATGGTCGCGACGTGGTCGGCCTTGTCGTAGAGCAGGTCTGGCATGTCGGGTCCTCCAGGCTAGGCAACTGCCTGCGACGCAAGCCTGGGTCAAGGTACGCGCCCGGCGCGCCGCGGCCGGTTAGCGGGTAACCGGCGGGTCACGATATGTTCGGTTTACGTGGGCCGGGCGCTGGAGTATACGCGGCGCCGTGGCGGACACCGAAGGGCGGTTTCACCTCCCGCGCCGCTCTCGCCCGTTCTTCGCTGGCGGCATTGAGCCCGTCTACCTGGTTTGCCTTGCTCCCGGCTACAAGCCCTATAGGGGTGGCGGCGTCGAGCCACAGCCTCCAATCGTGCGTCTTCGACCACTGACTCAAGAAGAGCGGCACCTGGGCGCGAGCGGAAGTGCGTGGGTTGGGTCGATTCCGGACACGATGCTTCGCTCATTCGAGACTTCTATCAACGTGCCCCGCGAACAGATGGGACTCTCGCCGATCAAGTTCGCATCTGGGGACTTGGATCCGAGGCAGCCATGACATCGACGAGGCTTACTTCGCTTATAGGCCTGAGCGGCCCGTGCACATGGGGTCACATCGTGCGAGTACGTCAGTCTGCATCAGTTAAGGTCCTGATCTCCGTCATCCCCCCCCCCGAACAGGTTTCGCGCTAGCGTTCGCCCGGCCTGGAGGGGTGATCATGCGGCAAACGACCGGACGTGGGCGATCGCAGGGTACAGCCGCAAATGCTGGGGGTCGCACTGCGCGACGGCGAGCCCGTGCGAAGGATCGGCGGCGCCGGCGGTGGCGGCTCGGAGCGGCGATCTTTCTGACACTCGTCGTCGGTGTGACGGCATACTTGGTGGCGCCGTTGGGATCGGGAGTGCGCCCCGCACTTGCGCAGGTTCTGCGCGGGATGCGCACACCGCCCCGCTTGCTCACCGAAGCCGAGGTTGAAGCCGGCCTTGTGCATCGACTGGAGGCGATGCGGCAACGGCGGGTGTATTTGGTGGAACGTGCCGCCGAACGCCAGGCGGCGGCCGGAGAACGTCGATCGCCGGCTTCCGAGCGGCAACCGCTGCCACGCAATCCGGAACCGATTCCCGGCGACGGGTCGACGCCGTTTACCGGCCTGGCGCAGGCACCCGAGGCCAGCCTGTTCGTCGGCGCGGCGACGACGTCGATCCCGATCGAGGTCCCCCCGAGCCGGAAGGGCATGACGCCGAAGCTCGCCCTCATTTCTTAATCGCCGGGTTCGGCCGTGGAGAAGTGCTGGAGTTTGCTCAACCGCGAGCGCGCGCATCGCCGAGAATGCGATGTAGTAGCGACTTCGAGCCCTTGTTGGGCTTGCGGCGACGGCCGTAGAATGGGCGCGCAGCGGAGGTGGGGCGCTGTATATCTGGCAGTCGGTAAGACACAAATGGGGGCAAGACAGATGGGGCTGGCGGTTGGAGGCTGGGGCTTCGTTGAGCGAACCTGAGCCATTTCGGGCCCCTGGCGAGGTGCCTCCCCCTCGGGACCGTACCGGGGCGTCGAGGACCGGCGCGCCCCATCGGGATGCAGAGCGTTTGTGCGGGCTATCCGCCGACGGTGAAAAAGGGTGCGATCGCGTTGGCGAAAGCCTGCATTTGCCCGCGGGTACGCGGTGGACTAGACTAACAAAACTTAGTCCGCTGGAGGGCGCGATGCGCACGGTCAATATTCACGAAGCCAAGACCCAGCTCTCGCGGCTGGTCGATCGGGCGGCGAAGGGCGAGCCCTTCGTCATCGCCAGGGCCGGCAAACCGCTGGTGAAGGTCATGCCGCTGGATGCGCCGGAAGCGGGCGAGAAGAAACGCCTCGGCTTCATGGCCGGGCAGATCAGCGTGCCCGACGATTTCGACCGTATGGGCGCGGCGGAAATCGAACGGGTCTTCACCGGCTCATGAAGCTGCTGCTCGATACGCACCTGCTGTTGTGGGCCGCCGGCGCGCCGAAGCGCTTGCCGGCGGTTGCACGCAAGCTGATCAACGATTCGCGCAACGAACTGCTGTTCAGCGTGGCTAGCCTTTGGGAAATCGTCATCAAGCGCAGCCTCGGGCGGGACGACTTCCGCGTCGATCCGCGCGTGCTGCGCCGCGGCCTGCTCGACAACGGCTACGCCGAACTGGCCATCCGCGGCGAGCATGCGCTGGCCGTAGACAGCCTGCAGCCGATCCACAAGGACCCGTTCGACCGGCTGCTCCTTGCCCAGGCGCAGGTCGAGAGCGTAACACTCCT from Candidatus Binatia bacterium includes the following:
- a CDS encoding deoxynucleoside kinase; translation: MDRASNSARYIVVEGPIGVGKTTLARLLADAFDARLVLEQVDDNPFLRRFYEDPGGYAFQTQLYFLLSRYRQQQQLAQQDLFNQSTVADYLFAKDQIFAQANLDAEELALYRQLFHLLDARLPKPDLVVYLQASGDVLYERLRRRDRDYERRISPEYLERIAETYRDFFFAYDETPLLVVNSSAVDFVAHSDELADLIREIRSMGRGVQHYIPLGSR
- a CDS encoding aspartate 1-decarboxylase; translation: MRTMLRGKIHRATVTGADLHYEGSVTIDVDLLERADILPHEQVDIWNVTNGERFTTYALAGRRGSGVVCINGAAAHRASRGDLVIIAAWAAVRDDEARAWTPRCVFVDARNRPVTERGERAGQAEVADAWG
- the panB gene encoding 3-methyl-2-oxobutanoate hydroxymethyltransferase — encoded protein: MERKITVPELVRRKGSSDPIVALTAYDFPFARIADQAGVDLLLVGDSLGMVVQGMDTTLPVTMDEMVYHCRMVARGRQRALLVGDLPFLSYQVSTAEAVANAGRLLKDGGAEAVKLEGGIAMAETIRAISGVDIPVMGHIGLTPQSVHRMGGHKVQGRKRGDRPGERDRVIEDALAVEEAGAFAVVLEGIPMDLAAEITGRLSIPTVGIGAGPHCDGQILVLHDVLGLCDRTSPRFAKRYAALWDTARDAIGAYAAEVRTRRFPTEAHAFRSLASVPRGDRILADA
- a CDS encoding type II toxin-antitoxin system prevent-host-death family antitoxin — encoded protein: MRTVNIHEAKTQLSRLVDRAAKGEPFVIARAGKPLVKVMPLDAPEAGEKKRLGFMAGQISVPDDFDRMGAAEIERVFTGS
- a CDS encoding type II toxin-antitoxin system VapC family toxin codes for the protein MKLLLDTHLLLWAAGAPKRLPAVARKLINDSRNELLFSVASLWEIVIKRSLGRDDFRVDPRVLRRGLLDNGYAELAIRGEHALAVDSLQPIHKDPFDRLLLAQAQVESVTLLTADPLLGRYPGPIRCV
- a CDS encoding enoyl-CoA hydratase/isomerase family protein; its protein translation is MPDLLYDKADHVATITLNRPERLNAISFEMLDLLTQRLGEADADTDVRVIVLTGAGRGFCSGLDLKDAAAGKGIGGTGVLSPGGGAQHFNTRNLPTTVLNELDTPIIAAINGPAAGYGLDLALGCDMRVMSEATKLIPGFARRAVIPESGGTWYLPRLVGWAKACEIGFLGDDLPALRALELGLVNKVVPADRLLDEVRDWATKIANNAPLAIQAMKRLYRHGLSQDFESHSHHVLMQLMLLFRSQDFMEGIQSFMEKRAPRFAGR
- a CDS encoding aldo/keto reductase, whose product is MTCPRCNAQRVDRVVRVRRLPVVGLYLLGFGLAYVFGGQYLHDLVEGVQRSLLPGWKVAVPAVVLVCAVIAGFARWRQQVCEKCGGPAPGWLLEALAQARSERLAAAPTRRAVLRTMGAAGTGIGAIAGGFGLAVGRNLGWVPVARSMFFTEVEKDAKNRPDAWRDARIVSYRRLGRTNAMVSDISLGSGRISDVAVARAALDRGITYFDTAPDYAQTGSERVLGEAMKGRRDKVFLATKFCVADGHLPNDTPVPKVMEAVEASLRRLQTDYVDLIHIHSCDRVERLLAPNIHEAFDRLKEQGKARFMGVSTHTPNLEAVANAAIDSGRFDVMMLAYHHGMWSQMEAILQKAKAQDIGIVAMKTLKGAKHENLAGFRDDSGAYSHAAFRWVLSNPCVSCLVISIATHDQVEEYVAASGTRPRPDDLARLQKYDRLVAGDYCQPHCGACLSSCPEGLPINDIMRYRMYFQDYGWEKEGMRLYARLDRGASACATCTAPCTATCPAGVPIREKMLDAHAKLRLVG
- the panC gene encoding pantoate--beta-alanine ligase; the protein is MDVLNAVTAMQQWSEARRAAGRRIGFVPTMGYLHEGHLSLIHEARRRSDCVVASIFVNPLQFGAHEDLTRYPSGIPRDTELLAGAGTDVLFLPAVEAMYPPGAQTTVVVDRLTRGLCGASRPTHFRGVTTVVAKLFNIVKPHVAVFGRKDYQQYAVIKRMVADLDFDIEIVGAPLVREADGLAMSSRNAYLSTAERKAALCLSRALRHAAALVDAGETDAGKVLDGVRERIGSEPLAHLDYAELVDADTLEAVAAVSGRTLLAVAAFVGKTRLIDNLVLNEPADNRR